Proteins encoded within one genomic window of Brassica rapa cultivar Chiifu-401-42 chromosome A09, CAAS_Brap_v3.01, whole genome shotgun sequence:
- the LOC103843689 gene encoding probable serine/threonine-protein kinase At1g54610 yields the protein MGCVSSKHRLFRRKSTLKESSVKRSSAIDSPRINDGIQQGDGFDRSSSRGEAKDKLVDSETLSSTRFNDHPEIVDHVVQAVHDQELARASSAVVEPDLEIGPNVTKPKLDRWNSRDSKVHMDHDQELTRGLSDVVKHDLEIGPNVLKQKLDQWNSNDSKVRLVESQKLSSKRFSDHHHVEKEPENLGAEASVQAVPWEVKKNQSVIVSRDIELKQAWPTWLVSVAGEALVDWAPRRASTFEKLEKIGQGTYSSVYRARDLIHNKIVALKKVRFDLNDIESVKFMAREIIVMRRLDHPNVLKLEALITDHVSSSLYLVFEYMDHDLLGLSSLPGVKFSEPQVKCYMQQLLSGLEHCHSRGVLHRDIKGSNLLIDRNGVLKIADFGLATFFDPAKTIPLTSHVVTLWYRPPELLLGASHYGVGVDLWSTGCILGELYAGKPILPGKTEVEQLHKIFKLCGSPTESYWRKHNLPSSAGFRSRVPYRRKLSEMFKDFPTSVLLLLETLLSIDPDHRNSADSALESEYFKTKPFACDPSCLPKYPPSKEIDANERDEAKTQRQMVEKQERQESQAISHKRKYVPPIKANHLSVTIEKQYLDLKRRNDSFKSFKEERTPNGQVPGYQNMNTRNNQTGERGSHSGPFMSKRNMAKSTIHVKENVPAPRYPPSRVNPKILTSSLSSKALLDQPVMDQRKIDRRVYNRADTMDSRRMTTPVDLAWYNPSDSNIYMSRPLLAQPSRVDQMLEEHDIQLQECNRQAKKSREGKTDVSKS from the exons ATGGGTTGCGTAAGTTCTAAACATAGGCTTTTCAGAAGAAAATCGACACTGAAGGAGTCATCCGTGAAACGTTCCTCAGCGATTGATTCGCCGAGGATAAATGATGGGATTCAACAGGGAGATGGGTTTGATAGATCGAGTAGCAGGGGAGAAGCCAAAGATAAGTTGGTTGACTCCGAAACGTTAAGTTCCACTAGGTTTAATGATCATCCTGAGATAGTTGATCATGTGGTTCAAGCTGTTCATGATCAGGAGTTGGCAAGGGCCTCGAGTGCTGTTGTAGAACCTGACTTGGAGATTGGTCCGAATGTTACAAAACCGAAGCTAGATCGATGGAATAGCAGAGATTCCAAAGTTCATATGGATCATGATCAGGAATTGACAAGGGGCTTGAGTGATGTTGTAAAACATGATTTGGAGATTGGTCCGAATGTTTTAAAACAGAAGCTAGACCAATGGAATAGCAACGACTCCAAAGTTCGGTTGGTTGAGTCTCAAAAGTTGAGTTCCAAAAGGTTTTCTGATCATCATCATGTTGAGAAGGAACCAGAGAATCTTGGGGCTGAAGCTTCGGTTCAAGCTGTTCCTTGGGAAGTGAAAAAGAACCAGAGTGTTATTGTTTCAAGAGACATAGAGTTGAAGCAAGCATGGCCTACTTGGCTAGTCTCTGTTGCTGGTGAGGCGTTAGTAGACTGGGCTCCACGTCGAGCAAGCACCTTTGAGAAACTTGAGAAA ATTGGTCAAGGAACATATAGCAGCGTCTACAGGGCACGTGATCTTATCCACAACAAGATCGTTGCGCTTAAAAAAGTCAGGTTTGATCTCAATGACATAGAAAGTGTCAAGTTCATGGCGAGAGAGATCATAGTAATGCGACGGCTTGATCATCCTAATGTCCTGAAACTAGAAGCATTGATCACTGACCATGTTTCATCATCACTCTACTTAGTATTCGAGTACATGGATCATGATCTCTTAGGACTTTCTTCACTACCCGGTGTTAAGTTCTCAGAGCCTCAG GTTAAATGTTACATGCAACAACTTCTAAGTGGGCTTGAACATTGTCACAGCCGTGGTGTTCTTCATCGAGATATAAAAGGCTCAAATCTTCTGATCGACCGTAATGGAGTCTTGAAGATAGCAGACTTCGGGTTAGCAACTTTCTTCGACCCTGCCAAAACTATACCATTGACTAGCCATGTTGTCACTCTTTGGTACCGACCACCAGAGCTTTTGCTTGGAGCTTCTCATTACGGTGTTGGAGTTGATCTTTGGAGCACAGGTTGCATCTTAGGTGAATTATACGCTGGTAAACCGATCCTACCAGGAAAAACCGAG GTAGAACAGTTGCATAAAATCTTTAAGCTATGTGGTTCACCAACTGAAAGTTACTGGAGAAAACATAACTTACCGTCTTCAGCTGGATTCAGAAGTAGGGTTCCTTATAGGCGGAAACTATCAGAGATGTTTAAGGACTTTCCCACGAGTGTTCTTTTGCTTTTAGAGACTTTGCTCTCTATAGACCCTGATCACCGGAACTCTGCAGATAGTGCCCTTGAAAGTGAG tacTTTAAAACCAAGCCATTTGCTTGTGATCCATCTTGTCTACCAAAATATCCTCCGAGCAAAGAGATTGATGCTAATGAGCGCGATGAAGCGAAAACGCAACGacaaatggtggagaaacaagAACGGCAAGAGTCTCAGGCGATATCACACAAGAGAAAATATGTCCCACCTATCAAAGCTAATCATCTATCAGTGACCATAGAG AAACAATACCTAGATTTGAAGAGGAGAAACGATAGTTTCAAGTCGTTTAAGGAGGAGAGGACTCCTAATGGCCAAGTTCCTGGTTATCAAAATATGAATACTAGAAACAATCAAACTGGTGAGAGAGGTTCACACTCGGGTCCATTCATGAGCAAACGGAATATGGCTAAGTCAACAATCCATGTGAAAGAGAATGTACCTGCTCCTAGATACCCTCCATCTAGAGTAAACCCTAAGATATTAACAAGTTCACTCTCCTCCAAAGCATTGCTAGATCAACCAGTTATGGATCAAAGAAAAATAGATCGACGAGTGTATAATAGAGCTGACACTATGGATAGTAGACGTATGACAACACCAGTTGACCTGGCTTGG TATAATCCTAGTGACAGCAATATTTACATGTCAAGACCATTGTTGGCTCAGCCAAGCAGAGTGGATCAGATGCTTGAAGAACATGACATACAGCTTCAGGAATGTAATAGACAAGCAAAGAAGTCACGAGAAGGCAAAACTGATGTGAGTAAATCataa
- the LOC103843690 gene encoding uncharacterized protein LOC103843690, which translates to MVDSPRASSSSSSLPPPRSYLIFMRIMSKRRTWVCLFVAVYAILLSSSWNFLRSVLTWYKLQYTSSPSPPSRIPAVYASVVLGAVFGAMSMVAAAAVAVPAVMVIWISVVVLLAFFRKSRRDLVVEARKITREVFGFVFKVLLKEGNAVAAVCAVLGYFLLIRKDFDSV; encoded by the coding sequence ATGGTGGATTCTCCAAGAGCATCGAGTTCATCTTCTTCGTTACCCCCTCCAAGATCGTACCTCATCTTTATGCGAATCATGAGCAAGAGAAGGACATGGGTCTGTCTCTTCGTCGCCGTCTACGCCATTCTCCTGTCTTCCTCATGGAACTTCTTGAGATCCGTGCTCACCTGGTACAAGCTCCAGTACACGTCGTCGCCGTCGCCGCCGTCTCGAATACCGGCGGTTTACGCTTCCGTGGTGCTGGGAGCAGTGTTCGGGGCGATGTCGATGGTTGCGGCGGCGGCGGTGGCTGTTCCGGCGGTTATGGTGATATGGATATCGGTGGTTGTGTTGCTCGCTTTCTTCAGGAAGTCGAGGAGAGACTTGGTTGTTGAGGCTCGGAAGATTACGAGAGAGGTGTTTGGGTTTGTGTTTAAGGTTCTTTTGAAAGAGGGCAATGCTGTTGCTGCGGTTTGTGCTGTTTTGGgttattttcttcttattaGAAAGGATTTTGATTCTGTTTAA
- the LOC103843691 gene encoding uncharacterized protein LOC103843691, with product MKLYSSINPKLNTMRCLAGASSALDFSSPSLLSSYRIRRRQLGGIGRRLVMNSVSSQARSRDSGGYDDGVVTEEEWRRWGAVSPLPAAVKQIVNDLKVLELKVDAQIEFGGNGGKLQGAFGAYEDKKHRATYEALDDPEKKFCFFSARQVACRLLGSRGYLCQKCWLAMEDCMCSNIKPCGLWKRIRFWLYMHPRDFLRQNNTGKLLWQVFGVRSASLCIFGIAEDEEIMWDEFKRAGKSHVRCLYPNQNSELTLSVENAFGDSTSENPGSSMGDEDSTLHFILLDGTWNNSAAMLKRLKDHAKTVWGDEDLPCISLTTGASAMHKLRPQPSWDRTCTAAAAIGLLSELSLLPQLSSYGLDKQADAVEEALVVLLDSLTGRRLRMGRSITRKVRNTINIC from the exons ATGAAACTTTATTCCTCGATAAACCCAAAGTTGAACACGATGCGTTGTTTGGCCGGAGCTTCTTCTGCGCTCGACTTCTCCTCTCCTTCTCTACTCTCTAGCTACCGCATCCGCCGCCGTCAACTCGGAGGCATTGGCCGGAGATTAGTTATGAATTCCGTTAGCTCGCAAGCTCGTTCCAGGGATTCAGGCGGTTACGACGACGGAGTCGTCACGGAAGAGGAGTGGCGGAGATGGGGAGCGGTTTCTCCGTTACCAGCGGCGGTCAAACAGATTGTGAATGATCTGAAGGTTCTTGAGCTTAAGGTGGATGCGCAGATTGAGTTCGGTGGAAATGGTGGCAAGTTACAG GGAGCGTTTGGTGCGTATGAGGATAAGAAGCATAGGGCTACATATGAAGCATTAGATGACCCTGAGAagaagttttgttttttctctGCTCGGCAAGTTGCTTGTAGGCTGCTTGGGAGCAGAGGTTATTTATGCCAGAAG TGTTGGCTTGCTATGGAGGATTGCATGTGTTCTAACATCAAGCCCTGTGGTTTATGGAAAAGGATACGGTTTTGGCTCTATATGCATCCTAGG GATTTTCTGCGGCAGAACAACACAGGGAAGTTGTTGTGGCAAGTATTTGGTGTACGCTCTGCTTCACTTTGCATCTTTGGAATAGCTGAAGACGAAGAGATCATGTGGGATGAGTTTAAGCGTGCAG GAAAAAGTCATGTCCGTTGCCTCTATCCCAACCAGAACTCGGAACTCACGTTGTCTGTTGAGAACGCTTTTGGTGATTCAACTTCAGAGAATCCTGGATCATCCATG GGAGATGAGGATTCAACTTTGCATTTCATTTTGCTTGATGGCACCTGGAACAATTCAGCTGCAATGCTCAAGCGTCTTAAG GATCATGCAAAGACAGTATGGGGAGATGAAGATCTTCCTTGCATATCTCTTACAACAGGTGCATCAGCAATGCACAAACTCAG ACCACAACCATCATGGGACCGGACTTGCACCGCAGCAGCAGCAATTGGACTCCTATCTGAGCTGAGCCTTCTCCCACAGTTAAGCAGCTACGGTTTAGACAAACAAGCCGATGCAGTCGAGGAAGCTTTGGTCGTACTACTGGACTCATTAACAGGACGACGCTTAAGAATGGGCAGGTCCATAACTCGTAAAGTGAGAAACACCATCAACATTTGCTAA
- the LOC103843692 gene encoding thioredoxin M-type, chloroplastic encodes MAAFACTTRPPISLRSEMRIASSTKVSLSTRQMFSVGGLRTRVSLSSVSKNSSASRLRRRGGIIICEAQDTATGIPMVNDSTWESLVLKADEPVVVDFWAPWCGPCKMIDPIVNELAQQYTGKIKFFKLNTDDSPATPGKYGVRSIPTIMIFVKGEKKDTIIGAVPKTTLATSIDKFLQ; translated from the exons atgGCTGCTTTCGCGTGTACTACTCGTCCGCCGATTTCTCTCCGGTCAGAGATGAGGATCGCATCCTCAACGAAAGTTTCACTCTCCACTCGACAAATGTTCTCCGTGGGAGGATTGAGGACTCGCGTCTCTCTATCATCGGTCTCCAAGAATTCTAGCGCTTCTCGATTACgacgacgaggagggatcaTCATCTGTGAAGCTCAGGACACTGCTACAGGGA TTCCAATGGTGAACGATTCAACATGGGAGTCTCTAGTACTCAAGGCTGATGAGCCTGTTGTTGTGGACTTTTGGGCACCATGGTGTGGACCCTGCAAAATGATTGATCCCATTGTCAACGAACTAGCACAGCAGTACACTGGGAAGATCAAGTTCTTCAAACTAAACACTGACGATTCTCCGGCGACCCCGGGAAAGTACGGTGTGAGAAGCATACCAACCATCATGATCTTCGTTAAGGGAGAGAAGAAGGATACAATCATCGGTGCAGTGCCTAAAACCACATTAGCAACAAGCATTGATAAATTCTTGCAGTGA
- the LOC103843694 gene encoding N-terminal acetyltransferase A complex catalytic subunit ARD1 — MEKGVPVELTRGSANWARVVEEIVKLEKKTFPKHESLAQTFDGELRKRNAGLLYVSSDGETLGYVMYAWPSSLSASITKLAVKESCRRQGHGEALLRAAIDKCRSRKVQRVSLHVDPTRIAAVNLYKKHGFQVDCLVKSYYSADRDAYRMYLDFDDSV; from the exons ATGGAGAAAGGAGTTCCGGTAGAACTAACTAGAGGGTCTGCTAACTGGGCCAGAGTGGTGGAAGAGATCGTGAAGCTGGAGAAGAAAACGTTCCCTAAACACGAATCTCTCGCTCAAACATTCGACGGAGAGCTCCGCAAGAGAAACGCCGGTTTGCTATACGTGTCATCCGACGGAGAGACTTTGGGATATGTCATGTATGCTTGGCCGTCTTCTCTCTCCGCTTCCATCACCAAGCTCGCAG TGAAGGAGAGTTGCAGGAGACAAGGCCATGGAGAAGCATTGCTAAGAGCAGCTATTGACAAGTGCAGAAGCAGAAAGGTACAACGGGTCTCACTTCACGTCGACCCCACGAGGATTGCTGCTGTGAATCTGTACAAAAAACATGGGTTCCAAGTAGATTGTCTGGTGAAAAGCTACTACTCGGCAGATAGGGATGCTTACAGAATGTACCTTGATTTTGATGACTCTGTTTAG
- the LOC103843695 gene encoding secretory carrier-associated membrane protein 2-like isoform X1: MARQDANPFADEETNPFADNTSVPRASNSSYLKPLPPEPHDRGATIDIPLDSEKVSSISSPFFPFNVCSKSGFCLKDLRAKEMELQAKENELNRKEQELKRREDAIAKTGVVIEEKNWPDFFPLIHHDIPNEIPIHLQKIQYVAFTTLLGLVGCLLWNIVAVTVAWIKGGGPTIWLMSIIYFIAGVPGAYVLWYRPLYRASRTDSALKFGTFFVFYVFHIAFCGFAAVAPPVIFQGKSLTGFLPALELLTTNAAVGVSILLLFIYKCLPYQYVFSLIDIVFHWGGVLLHRNTSQYLGDSASICLLPRERQSCTDETRSCNFDLDACAMKGKHSSL; encoded by the exons ATGGCACGACAAGATGCTAATCCATTTGCTGATGAAGAAACCAATCCTTTTGCG GATAATACAAGTGTTCCTCGAGCAAGCAACTCCTCCTATCTCAAGCCGCTTCCACCTGAACCTCATGATCGTGGTGCTACCATCGATATCCCTTTGGATTCCGAAAAGGTATCTTCAATATCTTCTCCATTTTTTCCTTTCAATGTTTGCTCAAAATCTGGTTTCTGTTTGAAGGATCTTCGAGCTAAAGAGATGGAGCTTCAGGCTAAGGAGAACGAGTTGAACCGGAAAGAGCAG GAGCtgaaaagaagagaagatgcAATAGCCAAAA CTGGAGTTGTAATTGAGGAGAAGAACTGGCCAGATTTTTTCCCTCTAATTCACCATGACATCCCTAACGAGATTCCAATACACTTACAGAAGATTCAATATGTCGCATTCACCACATTATTAG GATTAGTAGGATGTCTCTTGTGGAATATTGTGGCAGTAACTGTAGCTTGGATCAAAGGAGGAG GTCCCACTATATGGCTTATGTCAATCATCTACTTCATTGCTGGGGTCCCTGGGGCTTACGTCTTGTGGTATCGTCCTCTTTACCGAGCTTCCAG AACTGATAGTGCCCTGAAGTTCGGAACTTTCTTTGTGTTTTACGTG TTTCACATTGCATTCTGTGGCTTTGCTGCAGTTGCTCCACCAGTCATCTTTCAAGGAAAATCTCTCAC AGGTTTCTTGCCAGCACTTGAGCTTCTAACTACTAATGCGGCGGTCGGAGTAAGTATTTTACTTCTGTTCATTTACAAGTGCTTACCTTACCAATATGTTTTCTCCCTCATAGATATTGTATTTCATTGGGGCGGGGTTCTTCTGCATCGAAACACTTCTCAATATCTGGGTGATTCAGCAAGTATATGCCTACTTCCGAGGGAGCGGCAAAGCTGCACAGATGAAACGCGAAGCTGCAACTTCGACCTTGATGCGTGCGCTATGAAAGGCAAACACTCTTCACTTTAG
- the LOC103843695 gene encoding secretory carrier-associated membrane protein 2-like isoform X3, translating to MARQDANPFADEETNPFADNTSVPRASNSSYLKPLPPEPHDRGATIDIPLDSEKVSSISSPFFPFNVCSKSGFCLKDLRAKEMELQAKENELNRKEQELKRREDAIAKTGVVIEEKNWPDFFPLIHHDIPNEIPIHLQKIQYVAFTTLLGLVGCLLWNIVAVTVAWIKGGGPTIWLMSIIYFIAGVPGAYVLWYRPLYRASRTDSALKFGTFFVFYVFHIAFCGFAAVAPPVIFQGKSLTGFLPALELLTTNAAVGILYFIGAGFFCIETLLNIWVIQQVYAYFRGSGKAAQMKREAATSTLMRAL from the exons ATGGCACGACAAGATGCTAATCCATTTGCTGATGAAGAAACCAATCCTTTTGCG GATAATACAAGTGTTCCTCGAGCAAGCAACTCCTCCTATCTCAAGCCGCTTCCACCTGAACCTCATGATCGTGGTGCTACCATCGATATCCCTTTGGATTCCGAAAAGGTATCTTCAATATCTTCTCCATTTTTTCCTTTCAATGTTTGCTCAAAATCTGGTTTCTGTTTGAAGGATCTTCGAGCTAAAGAGATGGAGCTTCAGGCTAAGGAGAACGAGTTGAACCGGAAAGAGCAG GAGCtgaaaagaagagaagatgcAATAGCCAAAA CTGGAGTTGTAATTGAGGAGAAGAACTGGCCAGATTTTTTCCCTCTAATTCACCATGACATCCCTAACGAGATTCCAATACACTTACAGAAGATTCAATATGTCGCATTCACCACATTATTAG GATTAGTAGGATGTCTCTTGTGGAATATTGTGGCAGTAACTGTAGCTTGGATCAAAGGAGGAG GTCCCACTATATGGCTTATGTCAATCATCTACTTCATTGCTGGGGTCCCTGGGGCTTACGTCTTGTGGTATCGTCCTCTTTACCGAGCTTCCAG AACTGATAGTGCCCTGAAGTTCGGAACTTTCTTTGTGTTTTACGTG TTTCACATTGCATTCTGTGGCTTTGCTGCAGTTGCTCCACCAGTCATCTTTCAAGGAAAATCTCTCAC AGGTTTCTTGCCAGCACTTGAGCTTCTAACTACTAATGCGGCGGTCGGA ATATTGTATTTCATTGGGGCGGGGTTCTTCTGCATCGAAACACTTCTCAATATCTGGGTGATTCAGCAAGTATATGCCTACTTCCGAGGGAGCGGCAAAGCTGCACAGATGAAACGCGAAGCTGCAACTTCGACCTTGATGCGTGCGCTATGA
- the LOC103843695 gene encoding secretory carrier-associated membrane protein 2-like isoform X2, with protein sequence MARQDANPFADEETNPFADNTSVPRASNSSYLKPLPPEPHDRGATIDIPLDSEKDLRAKEMELQAKENELNRKEQELKRREDAIAKTGVVIEEKNWPDFFPLIHHDIPNEIPIHLQKIQYVAFTTLLGLVGCLLWNIVAVTVAWIKGGGPTIWLMSIIYFIAGVPGAYVLWYRPLYRASRTDSALKFGTFFVFYVFHIAFCGFAAVAPPVIFQGKSLTGFLPALELLTTNAAVGVSILLLFIYKCLPYQYVFSLIDIVFHWGGVLLHRNTSQYLGDSASICLLPRERQSCTDETRSCNFDLDACAMKGKHSSL encoded by the exons ATGGCACGACAAGATGCTAATCCATTTGCTGATGAAGAAACCAATCCTTTTGCG GATAATACAAGTGTTCCTCGAGCAAGCAACTCCTCCTATCTCAAGCCGCTTCCACCTGAACCTCATGATCGTGGTGCTACCATCGATATCCCTTTGGATTCCGAAAAG GATCTTCGAGCTAAAGAGATGGAGCTTCAGGCTAAGGAGAACGAGTTGAACCGGAAAGAGCAG GAGCtgaaaagaagagaagatgcAATAGCCAAAA CTGGAGTTGTAATTGAGGAGAAGAACTGGCCAGATTTTTTCCCTCTAATTCACCATGACATCCCTAACGAGATTCCAATACACTTACAGAAGATTCAATATGTCGCATTCACCACATTATTAG GATTAGTAGGATGTCTCTTGTGGAATATTGTGGCAGTAACTGTAGCTTGGATCAAAGGAGGAG GTCCCACTATATGGCTTATGTCAATCATCTACTTCATTGCTGGGGTCCCTGGGGCTTACGTCTTGTGGTATCGTCCTCTTTACCGAGCTTCCAG AACTGATAGTGCCCTGAAGTTCGGAACTTTCTTTGTGTTTTACGTG TTTCACATTGCATTCTGTGGCTTTGCTGCAGTTGCTCCACCAGTCATCTTTCAAGGAAAATCTCTCAC AGGTTTCTTGCCAGCACTTGAGCTTCTAACTACTAATGCGGCGGTCGGAGTAAGTATTTTACTTCTGTTCATTTACAAGTGCTTACCTTACCAATATGTTTTCTCCCTCATAGATATTGTATTTCATTGGGGCGGGGTTCTTCTGCATCGAAACACTTCTCAATATCTGGGTGATTCAGCAAGTATATGCCTACTTCCGAGGGAGCGGCAAAGCTGCACAGATGAAACGCGAAGCTGCAACTTCGACCTTGATGCGTGCGCTATGAAAGGCAAACACTCTTCACTTTAG
- the LOC103843695 gene encoding secretory carrier-associated membrane protein 2-like isoform X4 yields MARQDANPFADEETNPFADNTSVPRASNSSYLKPLPPEPHDRGATIDIPLDSEKDLRAKEMELQAKENELNRKEQELKRREDAIAKTGVVIEEKNWPDFFPLIHHDIPNEIPIHLQKIQYVAFTTLLGLVGCLLWNIVAVTVAWIKGGGPTIWLMSIIYFIAGVPGAYVLWYRPLYRASRTDSALKFGTFFVFYVFHIAFCGFAAVAPPVIFQGKSLTGFLPALELLTTNAAVGILYFIGAGFFCIETLLNIWVIQQVYAYFRGSGKAAQMKREAATSTLMRAL; encoded by the exons ATGGCACGACAAGATGCTAATCCATTTGCTGATGAAGAAACCAATCCTTTTGCG GATAATACAAGTGTTCCTCGAGCAAGCAACTCCTCCTATCTCAAGCCGCTTCCACCTGAACCTCATGATCGTGGTGCTACCATCGATATCCCTTTGGATTCCGAAAAG GATCTTCGAGCTAAAGAGATGGAGCTTCAGGCTAAGGAGAACGAGTTGAACCGGAAAGAGCAG GAGCtgaaaagaagagaagatgcAATAGCCAAAA CTGGAGTTGTAATTGAGGAGAAGAACTGGCCAGATTTTTTCCCTCTAATTCACCATGACATCCCTAACGAGATTCCAATACACTTACAGAAGATTCAATATGTCGCATTCACCACATTATTAG GATTAGTAGGATGTCTCTTGTGGAATATTGTGGCAGTAACTGTAGCTTGGATCAAAGGAGGAG GTCCCACTATATGGCTTATGTCAATCATCTACTTCATTGCTGGGGTCCCTGGGGCTTACGTCTTGTGGTATCGTCCTCTTTACCGAGCTTCCAG AACTGATAGTGCCCTGAAGTTCGGAACTTTCTTTGTGTTTTACGTG TTTCACATTGCATTCTGTGGCTTTGCTGCAGTTGCTCCACCAGTCATCTTTCAAGGAAAATCTCTCAC AGGTTTCTTGCCAGCACTTGAGCTTCTAACTACTAATGCGGCGGTCGGA ATATTGTATTTCATTGGGGCGGGGTTCTTCTGCATCGAAACACTTCTCAATATCTGGGTGATTCAGCAAGTATATGCCTACTTCCGAGGGAGCGGCAAAGCTGCACAGATGAAACGCGAAGCTGCAACTTCGACCTTGATGCGTGCGCTATGA
- the LOC103843695 gene encoding secretory carrier-associated membrane protein 2-like isoform X5, whose amino-acid sequence MARQDANPFADEETNPFADNTSVPRASNSSYLKPLPPEPHDRGATIDIPLDSEKVSSISSPFFPFNVCSKSGFCLKDLRAKEMELQAKENELNRKEQELKRREDAIAKTGVVIEEKNWPDFFPLIHHDIPNEIPIHLQKIQYVAFTTLLGLVGCLLWNIVAVTVAWIKGGGPTIWLMSIIYFIAGVPGAYVLWYRPLYRASRTDSALKFGTFFVFYVLLHQSSFKENLSQVSCQHLSF is encoded by the exons ATGGCACGACAAGATGCTAATCCATTTGCTGATGAAGAAACCAATCCTTTTGCG GATAATACAAGTGTTCCTCGAGCAAGCAACTCCTCCTATCTCAAGCCGCTTCCACCTGAACCTCATGATCGTGGTGCTACCATCGATATCCCTTTGGATTCCGAAAAGGTATCTTCAATATCTTCTCCATTTTTTCCTTTCAATGTTTGCTCAAAATCTGGTTTCTGTTTGAAGGATCTTCGAGCTAAAGAGATGGAGCTTCAGGCTAAGGAGAACGAGTTGAACCGGAAAGAGCAG GAGCtgaaaagaagagaagatgcAATAGCCAAAA CTGGAGTTGTAATTGAGGAGAAGAACTGGCCAGATTTTTTCCCTCTAATTCACCATGACATCCCTAACGAGATTCCAATACACTTACAGAAGATTCAATATGTCGCATTCACCACATTATTAG GATTAGTAGGATGTCTCTTGTGGAATATTGTGGCAGTAACTGTAGCTTGGATCAAAGGAGGAG GTCCCACTATATGGCTTATGTCAATCATCTACTTCATTGCTGGGGTCCCTGGGGCTTACGTCTTGTGGTATCGTCCTCTTTACCGAGCTTCCAG AACTGATAGTGCCCTGAAGTTCGGAACTTTCTTTGTGTTTTACGTG TTGCTCCACCAGTCATCTTTCAAGGAAAATCTCTCAC AGGTTTCTTGCCAGCACTTGAGCTTCTAA